aggagagagtgagagagagagagagggagagaggataAGAAAGGGGAGGAAGCCACAAGCTCCGCCCCCAGATGACATCAGTGCTGTGTTGAAGCAGAGCTGGAGGCAGATGCAACCTCACACTTGTAGTGAGCTCCAGGCAGCTGACCAGCTCTGCCGACTTCTCAATCTTGTCTCTCTCTGAGCcaaaggagtgtgtgtgtgtatgtgaacaaGTGTGTGTGGAAATAAAAACACACCCTGCTTTTCGCACTATTGCTGCTACTGAGCCTTTCTGACACTGGGCTCTTTTTGAGGATTGAATTATCTTCCATCATACTGGATTTATCCTACGGACTGACTTTATGCTTTGAGGATATTCTTTTTGATTTTCCTTTTTGAATTATTGCTTTGGCAGGTAAGTGTATTTTGTTATGGGTTTCCCCTTATTTTTGGGCTGTTTTTAACCCTTTTCCTTTTGCATTATATCACTCTGAGGTTATCAAATACCTTCAAAACACGTATAGACAGCAAATTTGCATCTATGCCGTACACCCCAGTCACTCACTAAACTTTGAGATCCATTTGCGATGAGGAAAAAGACATTTTATTGCAAATGTAGGCAGTCCCATAGGGATTTGAGAGGGATGTAATagcaatttaaactcacaagttcagTACTCGTGAAAACCAGCAGTATATAGATCTTCATTTGCCATTTAGCATTCAGTGTGCATCTcaaaatgattttaaaacaataattCGCTTATATTAGAATACATTAACCTTTGAGTTGTCTCAAACCTAAATGACTTTCTTTCCAGGAGCATTAAATGACATGCAAAGAAGAAATGTTAAGGACTTACAGCCtcagtcaccattcactttcagCATCTTTTTTCCATACAACGAATGTGAATGGTGACTGAGGCTGTCATTCACCCTAACATCTGATTTTACGAAGGACTGTCAAGTCAAATAGGTTTGGAACAATTTGGAGGTGAGAAAACGATCgaatttgatttttaattttgtgtgaactatccctttaagtctccATACCGCTTTGCGCGAATAAACGCACTAACGAACaacttaaacattttattaacaCCATAAGCACTCTATATATCATTTAACGTGATATCGAGTCCGTAAATCCtcatttagaagaaaaaaaacgcAATGCAGCTTGATTTTTTTACCGCGTGCAATCAACAGGAACGTATAAACTTAACGCGTCGCGTCTTAAATCTCTTTTAGAGGCTTTATGACAAAACGAAACGAGCAGACGTCGATTCTAAATGAGGATACATATATTAAATGTCTAACCTGCGCTCTGGAAGCGTGATAAGAGAGTGATTGGAATATCGAATGGGGATTCGGGGATGCGTCGCGACGCGACAAAACTACAACTCTCCCATTATCGAAGCCGCTAGAGTCGGGCGCTCTCAACGCAGACAGCTTCGTTGATTATGAGGGTCGCGTTCTAATTTGGAATACTAACGAACACTCAAAAGACAACGAGATTGGCGCGCAATAAATGTGCGCCCTGTGCTTTTTAGTGAGAGAAGCGAGTGTGTGGCGCAGTAAAGAGATCTGAGGCTGTCAGCTGCTTTAGGATTTTCCCATCAAACGAATTTCCCTTCTTTTAAGTAGCCTTGCAAGTTATCTGAAAGATAAGCTGTTCGAAAGGAAAACGTCAAGATTTAAATAATAGTTCAGTGCAGATAACTGTAAAATAAGCCTTCAATCAGAGCTGATTAAATCAGTTTATAAGACTACTATAAAGACGATTCACATTTAAATCCCTAATGTACTAAAAACGCAAGTTGTTTTCCATAGCTTCAAGCTTCATTTGTGCAAACGCACTCGAAGACGTGTATTCGGATAGGTTAGTTTCTTAGCATGATAATAGCTGAGAACCACAAATGGTCTGTTTTGACTTTGTTAGGAGGGTGATAAAATTAACTAACCCATTGTTCTTTGTTGGATTTGTCAAAGCACTCTGTGGCAGTCTTTTTCGCTTGCATAAACAATTTGTATCAGCAATTTACAAATAACACACCTCTATGCTTTACAAAGCATAAATACAAGTCTCCTTTTAGATACTTATACATAAGAATACAAAGTAACTAACTTTGTATATTTTAATACAAATATCTAAGCATCCAGTGTATGTTTATTGGCAGCCAGGCGGACAGCACTCTTTGTTTCAAGCTACGAACCCCGGAGGCTAAACCCAGTGGTCTGTGGCATTCACTCAGAGTCAACATAAAATGGTCATGTCTTTCAGGCCTTCAGAAAAAAGTCTGTCACCCTTTTGTGCCGAGGACAAAAACAAATCGTTCTCATAGAATCCTCCACTCATGTCTCGAGCCAACCTCTGACCTCAGTGAGGCCGTTCTTTAAAACGTATATTCTGAAAACAAGCCTAGAAGttaatttcctaaaaaaaataaaaataaaataaactctttttatattttaaatatactgtccgaaatgcaaacagaaaaaaagccTGCAAATTTTAGGTTTATTGCAGATACAATTTACCCTCCTTTGTAGTGGAAACAAGAAAAGTACAGTGCAGTAAATCAACCCAACCctttctgcccttgtccagcaacTGCTGCCCCCTGTACCCTAGCAGGGGGTACATATGTGGTAATTAAAGCGCCGGTTCGGCCTCcaagtgtctgtgtgtgtgtatctgacaAGCACAGGCCTGATACAGAAGCACCTACCACCCCCAAGTGGGGAAAACAGTGCAGCTGCCACGGACCACTCTCTTTTCAGTGCCGTACAAAAGAAAAAGACCCCCTGTCTCCCCTAGAATCCACTCTCACTGCTTGAACGTCAGCCAGGGACAAACCTGCGGATCATCTGCCCCAAAACCGAACACAGAGGGGAGCCGCTAACACAAAAGCCTGCTCTTAAATTAACGTTAAAGCCGTGCCCAAGCCCTTCTTCTCGTTTCCAAATATGTAGGCAGAGATGTTTCATCTCTGGGCCCACTAGGCTCAGAGAGGCTTGATTTGGCTTCATGGACATAAGATACATGACAAAGAGAGGCATTTGGTTCAAATCCCGCCTGGGGTTCAGaatctattatctattgaaaacAAGAAAGCTGTTTTTCATAATCATAGCCCAGGACCCACCAATGAAGACTGCAGTGCAAATTTAATTTCATCCTAAATGTCTTCGTTCATGCTTGGGCACTGATCAGATTTGACAGCATTTCTGGGAACTAATAGAAAACATcgtttatttttaaaaaggatGAACAGTGCAATGTTTGCCAACTTAAGCATTACCCTAATTTctctaaaaatgctgaaaaccttatgtgtgaccctggaccacaaaaatagcacaagtatatttgtagcaatagtcaaaaatacattgtatgggtcaaaaatgatcaatttttctttaatgccaaaaatcattaggatattaagtaaagatcgtgttccattaaGATAATATGTAACTTTCCTACcgtaaacttaaaatttaagttttgattagtaatatgcattgctaagaacttcatttggacaactttaaagttttttctcagtatttagattctTTTGGActctcaggttccagattttcaaatagctgcatcttggccaaatattgtcctttcctaacaaaccatacacttATTTACAAAGCTTATTTAGTCAGccttcagataatgtataaatctcaatttcaaaaaattgaccattatgtggcccagggtcacatataaaagcaTTGTcattataaaaatgcaaaatatttgtTTGTACTTAATATtccaatttttttaatatattaagatGTTACACAATCACATTCAAATATGACGTTTTTAACCCATTTCTCAGTCCGGATTCTAATGTTCTGAATTTAAGACACTAAACGAGCAAAAGGTAGTTGTGGCTGTGGCCATTTTAACCAGGATGCTCGATTGAACATCACTTCGAGCAGAGCAATGGAGCAGAAGCAGGCCCGGCCATTAGAACGATCTCCTAACGGGAAATGCGGCCTATTAGAACGATAGTGAGAGGTGCCCGTCACATTCAGTGGCCTTTTCTCTCTGGCTATGAGCAGTGGGTGGGGTAAAGGGGGCTTGAAGatttaacaaaatgtgaaaaagctAATAATTCTAAGTGAAAGGAGTTCAGTAAAGCAGAAGAACCAGGGCCCTTATGCTTAACTTGAATGAATAATGGACCACTGCCACTTGTGAAATCTGAGGAGCCAAGCGAAAAGAAATGATAATGCAGCCAGATCAAGGTTTGCGTGACCCAGTGAGACAGCTAGCATGACAAGCGTATGAGGTAGATGCCCTCCCTTCTTTTCAGTTTGACCTTTCCGGCCATAACATAATACTGGCCCACATATATTTCCCAAGACACCTGTGCTTTTATCAAGGTCTCCTGAGTAAGATCTCAGCTGAAATATCATGAAATGCACAGCCACCTGTGAGTGAACCCTGATACTTTCAGTAAAGCGTCTTGGCGGAAGAAACCAAAGGGGTTTGTGTTCCGCCAACTTGCTTTTGCTCTGCCAGGAAGTGATTTACATTGAGTATAGTACATGAAGCAAGAGCAATTCCATCTCCACATAATTTCACACTCTGTTATTTGTCAGACTTCTGGAAAAACAGCAAGTTCCTTTACACAAATAATTCTCCAAATCAATACAACACTTCCTCGGAACAGCTGGAAAATTGCATGCCGATTGCTAACCAGCCATTCGACATTCCTGCAAGTACTTATTTTCCTCTTCAATATATCTGGCAATCATGAGGCGAATCTTTCAAAACGTTTCAAAGGAAGCAACTTAGTCGATGTCAGCATCACCTGTCCTTAAAGTCGGGTCACAGCTGTCGTTTCCAAGCTTTTGGGAATCTACTAATACAAAAGCATGCACATGAAGCACTTAGGCTCAACAGAAGGATGAGGTGTATTATTAGACCGCGCTGGCGAGACCTGTAATCAAGTTACTGGGCCTTCAATTCCCTAATCTCTCCTTGTCACTTCATACCACTGTTTCAAAGTTGCCTGACACACTCCAACGTGTTCTACAGGAAGGTTACTATCCGCAGGTCAGCACAAGGGTTTCAGGCAAGGGCACAAACCGTGATGATGGATGTCAGTTGTAGAAATGTATATTGTCAGTCTATGTAACAGGAAAGATGTACCGTGGGAAATTAGAGTATGGAAGGTGCAGCACGGACGTCTCCTAAGGGCCACCGGAGGTGACTCGCATGAGGATCCCATTTGGGTATTCATGAGTCTGCAAGACATAAAGCGCATTCATCTCACATGTACATTTTTGAGCAGTGCGAGGGCGTTGTGTTCAGGCGCTGTCGGGGCAGCCCGAGGGACCTTTGGCGGCTGCTTGACACCTCAGCAGCAATATGCTTCACTATGACTCTTATTTTTACCTTCACCTAGAAGGCGGGAGGGAACGGTCCTCGGCCATTGTCGTAGGCCCAAACCATGGTTGCTTTTCTCATGCAAAGGAATTCTTTTCAGCCATCACCATTGAGAACACTAGAGGGGGGATGTTAGGGTTAGCGGCAGGCAGAACAGCGAACGCGGTTATCCTGGCAGCACAGGCTTAAGGCAAGGAAAAAGAAAGGTTTTTATAAAAATCCACACAACATCTCCACTAATCCAGGTTCACAAACAGTGTCCACTATCAAAGGACTGCAGCCCAGGGGCTTTTCTCTGTGGTCATTTACCCAGAGGCAAAGAAATCCCCTGATATACAGAAACCCAATAAGCTTAAGGGACTTTCAAATTCCCATCTCAACCACACACTCTTCTTATTTTTCCCTCCCTTCTATCTGATAAGTCTCAAATGCATTGGAGCAATCTGCAGGCCGTAACAATCCATAAAAACCCAATCCATTGTGGTGTGCTTTTTATGTTAGGTGCAAACCTTGAAAACAGAGGCTAAACAGCTATCGGTTTACGTCAATGTGTTGTCGAAACGGCTCTGTTTGAAGGACAGTGGCCGATTGCAGCTGGCTGCTTCGCTGTCTGACTCAATCTCAGCCTTGGCACTATCATCTCAGAATTAAATAAACGCCGCCTAACAGCATATTATGCACAGTCAATAACTCATTCTCAACAAGCCCACGTACCTTTCCTGGCGTCATGACGTATTCAGATGTCAAATGCTGTCAATAATAAAAGAATTTGCTCTTATTgacttatttttcttttctttctatcCCTGCCAGTAGCAAGTTCAGCATGTGAGAAGGAGTGGGCGTCTGCACATCGGGCACCGGTACGTAAAACGAGAGCCAGGAAGGCGGAGTGCTACAGCAGCACAGGAGATTCTGCTTTCGAGCCACGAGGCTGGATACTTTATTCATGCTCCTGCCAGGAGTGAGACTACAGGATTCGGGGCTGACTTTGGAGCCTGACTTCAGAACCGAACCGCCCTGGATTTGAGCCTACCGTGCTGCAGACGGACAGTGGTCTTTACGCCATGACCAGTCTGCTTCGGGAGAGACGGGAGCAGTTCATTTCTCAACCCTCTGTTACGCACAAAAGGGTCTGATTAGGAATCGCAACTAAAAATAAAAGGATTCTGCGCTTTTTTTATTtcctttctttttgtttttagtCCTTTTCGGTGATTAAATTCACTGAAATTGCATGCCTGCACAGGAGAAGGCTGCCTGAGGTCTGTCTGAAAACAGAGCTGCTTGCTTTATAGGTTTATCTACCATGGCAAAGCCTTTGATTGCATGAACTGTGGACGCTGCAATACAAGACAGGAGGTCAGCGGTACAAACAAGGATCAGTTCGACAAATACCAGCCTTGGTCAGGATATAACCAAAGAGACCCCTTTGACAAGACGGACAAACATCTCCTGAAAGAATAGAAACGACAGCTTAAAGCCTCATTGGATTTGGggtggcagcagaggattatctGGCATTTCTAAATCAGGTATGACAAATATGGATGATCTTGCTATGGTTAACTGCCATTTTTTCTATTATATACATGCACAGACAGAAGCAATgagaaaaatgtgaaattaaagtAGGCTTTAATAGCAATTATATATCATATGTATTATATGTGTCTGTAATAGCCTCTAAAAGTAATatatatagcaataatatatattGACTGTCACATTGCAACAAATGTAAAAGGTGGGTTTATAAGCTATCCAATTTTGTCAGGAATAATTTAGAATGCGTCAAATTTGCCTTTTAAGTTACAAGAAAATCCAGCAAAAGATTAAAATCAACAAGGCCTGACTGTGTTCCGCCACCAGTTTTCAGCAATGAAAAGCAGCCTTGAAATGCATTGGCTAACAGCAGAAATGTGTAAAACAACAACAGCCTGCGATTACATTACACACAGCAAGAGATAAAACCTCTCACATACAGGCATCTCATTCAAGGAAAGCTAGCAGGTTTAAAGATTTGTTATCTGCATCCACGGCTGATTGGGAATACCCTTCCACTTCAATTAGACTTGCTTCTGAACCTCTCAGTCCGCCCTTTTTCTCTTATTTTGTTTCTCCTCTAATCCCCCTTTCCTTTTTTTCACTACTTTGTATTGTTTTGATATAAAAATGATTTCAATCAAGATAAACACCCCAGGCATGTTTCGCAACCAtagtttttttcatttgttcatgtCATTGCAAATGTTAATAGCCTCTTTTCATTAATTCAACAGCAGAAATATTGTACCCTTTGTCTTAAATTGAATCATTTACAATGAAAGAGGCGCTGCAGGCACCGTACATAAAACAGCAATTATAGCAGGACACTGCCTTTTCTTCAGACGGCATGAATTTGACTTTTcccttctcttttttttctccaagGGCAACAACCGCAAGGAGGACATCAGCGATGGCAAGCAATTACAAGTCCTTCTTCGTCTTCTTCATCAGAGCTGGGCTTCTGCTCGGCCTGGCCAACCCGTTGCTGACCTCAGCCTCCTGTCCCTCGCAGTGCCGGTGCGATGGGACTTTCATATACTGCAATGACCGGGATTTGACTTCCATCCCTTCGGGCATCCCAGAGGATGCTACAGTACTTTTTCTCCAGAACAACCGCATCAAAAGCGCAGGAATCCCTACGGATCTACGACGGCTAAACAGTGTCGAAAAGATCTACCTGTACTGCAACAACCTGGATGAGTTCCCCACCAACTTGCCGCTGAATGTCAAGGAACTTCATTTGCAGGAGAACAATATCCGGACTATCACCCACTCCTCCCTGGCACAGATTCCCTTCATTGAGGAATTACACCTCGATGACAATTCCGTGTCGGCCGTCAGCATCGAAGAGGGCGCGTTCCGGGACAGCAACCATTTGAGGCTGCTCTTCCTGTCCCGAAACCACCTCAGCACCATACCTTCAGGCCTCCCGATGACTATCGAGGAGCTACGCTTCGACGACAACCGCATCTCGTCCATCTCTGAGGCATCCCTGCAGGATCTTATAAATCTCAAGCGACTGGTTCTGGATGGCAACCTCCTGAACAACAGGGGCATCGGGGAGATGGCCTTGATCAATTTAGTCAATCTGACCGAGCTGTCGTTGGTACGGAACTCCCTGACTTCCCCACCCGCCAACCTGCCGGGCTCAAGCCTGGAGAAGCTGAATCTTCAAGATAACCACATCAATCACGTGCCAGCAGGTGCCTTTGCTTTTCTGCGACAGCTGTACCGTTTGGATCTGTCAGGCAACAACTTGAGCAGTCTGCCCATGGGGGTATTCGACGACCTGGATAACCTTACCCAGCTGCTCCTGCGCAACAACCCATGGTACTGCAACTGCAGGATGAAGTGGGTACGCGACTGGCTGCGCAGTCTTCCATCTAAGGTCAACGTGCGTGGCTTTATGTGTCAAGGACCCGATAAGGTCAAAGGGATGGCCATCAAAGACCTCTCCTCGGAGCTGTTTGGATGCTCAGACATCGAGATCCCAACCACATATGAGACCAGCACAGTCTCAAACAC
Above is a genomic segment from Garra rufa chromosome 2, GarRuf1.0, whole genome shotgun sequence containing:
- the flrt3 gene encoding leucine-rich repeat transmembrane protein FLRT3 encodes the protein MASNYKSFFVFFIRAGLLLGLANPLLTSASCPSQCRCDGTFIYCNDRDLTSIPSGIPEDATVLFLQNNRIKSAGIPTDLRRLNSVEKIYLYCNNLDEFPTNLPLNVKELHLQENNIRTITHSSLAQIPFIEELHLDDNSVSAVSIEEGAFRDSNHLRLLFLSRNHLSTIPSGLPMTIEELRFDDNRISSISEASLQDLINLKRLVLDGNLLNNRGIGEMALINLVNLTELSLVRNSLTSPPANLPGSSLEKLNLQDNHINHVPAGAFAFLRQLYRLDLSGNNLSSLPMGVFDDLDNLTQLLLRNNPWYCNCRMKWVRDWLRSLPSKVNVRGFMCQGPDKVKGMAIKDLSSELFGCSDIEIPTTYETSTVSNTLPPSRPQWPSYVTKRPVVKGPELGRNYRSTTPSSRKIITISVKSSSAETVHISWRVSQPMTALRLSWLKLGHSPAFGSITETIVQGERTEYLLTALEPESSYRICMVPMETSNIYLSDETPVCIETETGSLKAYNPTTTLNREQEKEPYKNSNLPLAAIIGGAVALLAIIMLALVCWYVHRNGSLFSRNCTYNKGRRRKDDYAEAGTKKDNSILEIRETSFQMIPINHMPVSKEEFVIHTIFPPNGLSLYKSPHSENSINNRSYRDSGIPDSDYSHS